A single window of Candidatus Binatia bacterium DNA harbors:
- a CDS encoding VCBS repeat-containing protein, with translation MRFPVPALVVGLSVTLFGASAGGQKISFSPSTIEGISVGTDNVQAVKLVNVSSNPRDDILVVDNINNVVNVYINDGNGAFPNPPTAFSVGAGPVAVAAADVNGDGFADMVSANNAAGSVTVRLGDGTGNFNDPRDFSVTGGPAGLVIAELKNVRNKPDLAVISDQTLTLLSGNGDGTFTPFAQGTITLPGEGAAGIVAGLFNSDNNLDLGISLEDSNQVVVLLGNGDGTFQAPELYNVCEAPTGIVSAALAVSGRYDLATVCVDTLADQNVAVLFGNGDGTFDQGIPSDAEVDSTSLAAADLDQDGRIDLAVTNKAGGLALAVLYNDPDDPGADDNGFRLVSVTGAGLGGAATAIQAGNLNADGYPDLVALQLQGLTPDAIGVLINTTGSGGGTPTASATIGSPTATSPPTPTPTPTGPTATPPPSATSTPTSTPTRIPTAPYTVCNTNDFVPPLLGGKPVAVAVGRLTNEASFIAVADNSSDALQLLVTNLNQAAPSACGLLGLERRADVRSVVAPRAVIAQTADLEGNLLPLDLDRDGKTDLAAVGSMGLSVFFGDGAGEFTPSPSNPVPVGTDPRALASADYNRDGIPDVIVADGQSTSVSIVLGTGGRTMDPACPVSVGRRTGAIVARDLNRDGRLDFGASSDQTNDVSVFLQRTPTVTPTPSGCPALTDGFRGLSPIDLSGRPAALVADIFEFTDRVPDLAVALTQTDRDGTVAVYLGRSIGTDISYQRGSVVTVPRPDAATGPSFPAALGSADIDMDDLQDLIVADRTNGDVVIFLAASDGSFSTNLIPLPIRGVNPVALAVAANPDIDGDGRPDIVVANEGDASVSILVSARPPATPTPLPTATATHTGTVTPSPTTTPSVTPTATMTPTVTPSSTAVPTTTRSPSPVPTQTFKPGAFYVSSCAISPPAVASWGDAGTLAAVGLLWAGGRFACRGRRRGK, from the coding sequence ATGCGGTTCCCGGTGCCGGCCCTGGTCGTCGGTCTGAGCGTGACGCTGTTCGGCGCCAGCGCCGGCGGGCAGAAGATTTCGTTCTCTCCCAGTACGATCGAGGGTATCTCCGTCGGCACGGATAACGTCCAGGCCGTCAAGCTGGTAAACGTCAGCAGCAACCCGCGTGACGACATCCTCGTCGTCGACAACATCAACAACGTCGTAAACGTCTACATCAACGACGGTAATGGCGCCTTTCCCAACCCGCCGACGGCGTTCTCGGTGGGGGCCGGCCCGGTGGCCGTGGCGGCGGCCGACGTCAATGGCGACGGCTTTGCGGATATGGTGTCGGCCAACAACGCCGCCGGCAGCGTCACCGTCCGCCTTGGCGACGGCACCGGCAACTTCAACGATCCGCGGGACTTCTCCGTGACGGGTGGGCCTGCGGGTCTCGTGATCGCCGAACTCAAGAACGTCCGCAACAAACCCGACCTGGCCGTCATCAGCGATCAGACCCTCACCCTTTTGAGCGGCAACGGGGACGGGACGTTCACGCCGTTCGCGCAGGGCACGATTACGCTGCCGGGAGAAGGCGCCGCCGGTATCGTCGCCGGTCTGTTCAACAGCGATAACAATCTCGATCTGGGAATTTCGCTGGAAGACTCCAACCAGGTTGTCGTGCTGCTTGGCAACGGTGACGGCACGTTCCAGGCGCCGGAACTCTACAACGTCTGCGAGGCACCAACCGGTATCGTCTCGGCCGCACTTGCCGTTTCCGGGCGCTACGATCTCGCCACGGTGTGTGTGGATACCCTGGCCGATCAGAACGTTGCCGTCCTCTTTGGCAACGGGGACGGAACATTCGATCAGGGAATACCCTCCGACGCCGAGGTCGATTCTACTTCGCTCGCCGCCGCCGACCTCGATCAGGACGGGCGAATCGATCTTGCGGTAACCAATAAAGCTGGCGGTCTGGCACTGGCGGTTCTCTACAATGATCCCGACGATCCCGGGGCGGACGACAACGGGTTCAGGTTGGTCAGCGTGACCGGAGCAGGCCTCGGCGGCGCCGCAACGGCCATCCAGGCCGGCAACCTCAACGCGGACGGCTATCCGGACCTCGTTGCATTGCAGTTACAGGGGCTCACCCCCGACGCGATCGGGGTTCTCATTAATACCACCGGCAGCGGCGGCGGGACGCCGACGGCGAGTGCCACCATCGGCAGCCCTACGGCGACGTCGCCGCCGACCCCGACGCCGACGCCCACCGGTCCCACCGCAACCCCACCGCCGAGCGCAACCTCGACGCCGACGTCGACACCGACACGGATTCCGACGGCGCCGTACACGGTGTGCAACACCAACGATTTCGTGCCCCCGCTGCTGGGGGGTAAGCCGGTAGCGGTTGCGGTCGGCCGGTTGACGAACGAGGCCAGCTTTATCGCGGTTGCCGACAACAGCAGTGACGCACTCCAGTTGCTCGTGACCAACCTCAATCAAGCTGCCCCGAGTGCCTGCGGTCTGCTCGGACTCGAACGGCGGGCCGATGTTCGCAGCGTGGTTGCACCCCGCGCGGTTATTGCGCAGACCGCCGATCTCGAAGGCAACCTCCTGCCTCTCGACCTCGACCGCGACGGTAAGACCGACCTCGCGGCCGTAGGTTCGATGGGCCTCAGCGTGTTCTTCGGGGACGGTGCCGGCGAATTCACGCCGAGCCCTTCCAACCCCGTCCCGGTCGGTACCGATCCTCGTGCCCTTGCGTCCGCCGACTACAACCGCGACGGTATCCCCGACGTGATCGTCGCCGACGGCCAGAGCACCAGCGTGTCCATCGTGCTCGGGACCGGGGGCCGCACGATGGACCCCGCCTGTCCGGTGAGTGTCGGCCGCCGAACCGGTGCCATCGTTGCCCGGGATCTCAACCGCGACGGCCGCCTCGATTTCGGCGCCTCGAGCGATCAGACCAACGACGTCTCGGTCTTCCTGCAACGTACGCCGACGGTCACCCCGACCCCGAGCGGGTGCCCGGCACTGACCGACGGGTTCCGAGGCCTGTCGCCGATCGACCTCAGTGGCCGGCCGGCGGCACTGGTGGCGGATATTTTCGAGTTCACGGACCGCGTGCCGGACCTCGCGGTTGCGCTCACGCAGACCGATCGGGATGGCACGGTCGCCGTTTACCTCGGTCGGTCGATCGGTACCGACATCAGCTACCAGCGGGGTAGCGTGGTCACCGTGCCACGGCCGGACGCCGCGACTGGGCCTTCGTTCCCCGCCGCGCTTGGATCGGCCGATATCGACATGGACGACCTTCAGGACCTCATCGTTGCCGACCGGACTAACGGCGATGTGGTGATCTTCCTTGCGGCGAGCGACGGCAGCTTCTCGACCAACCTGATCCCGTTGCCGATCCGCGGCGTCAATCCCGTCGCGCTTGCCGTTGCCGCGAATCCGGATATCGACGGAGACGGGCGGCCGGACATTGTGGTGGCCAACGAGGGCGATGCCAGCGTTAGCATTCTGGTGAGCGCGCGGCCGCCGGCCACGCCGACGCCGCTGCCGACGGCCACGGCGACGCATACGGGGACGGTCACCCCGTCGCCGACAACGACGCCATCGGTGACCCCAACGGCCACCATGACCCCCACGGTCACGCCGTCGTCGACGGCGGTGCCGACAACGACGCGATCTCCGTCGCCGGTGCCGACGCAGACCTTTAAGCCGGGTGCGTTCTACGTCAGCTCTTGTGCGATCTCTCCGCCCGCGGTCGCTTCGTGGGGCGACGCCGGCACGCTCGCGGCAGTCGGCCTGCTGTGGGCGGGCGGCCGTTTCGCTTGCCGCGGTCGAAGGAGAGGTAAGTGA